A stretch of the Sphingobacterium thalpophilum genome encodes the following:
- a CDS encoding SusC/RagA family TonB-linked outer membrane protein, with the protein MNKAFRLAALLCAMPIGMALAQQVAMKGRVVDAQGHPLIGATVQVKGSSASPSAVMDNGEFSLNVKKGEIILVTMLGYAQRELVFQGQASLEVVLEGTSTSIEEVVVVGYGTQKKVNLTGAVSVIENSQLERRPNLSTSSALQGLAPGVTVTSQTGAPGGDAGQIRIRGINSFGGSDSSPLVIIDGVAGSIDNIDYNLIESISVLKDAASSAIYGSRAANGVILITTKRGKDKLAIHYKGYIGMQDPTAIPKVADGLTYMRMFNEANLNDGNQPTYTDEAIAEYSRLYAENPDNFDWQKAILTGSGFTQNHFLSLSANSGIIRVAPSFGYSTQDGLIKNTGFKRYVFRNNMDITPSEKFTVRMDLSMTNKNREQIAGEGTIWNYLGRMPTDLPIRHPNGLWAEGWVKNNPVAQIEEGGNNKTNNLEFIGNLSVNYKPTEWLSLLGTIAPRYVTRNTHQFNKMVEVFDVNGASAGSANTTTDLTERAYRQYFGSYFVTATADRSYGDHQFKMMLGASRESYNEKFLMGYRRDFMYDTYEVLNAGADNATKDNGSAIDEWLLVSQFGRFNYSFKDRYLFEANIRHDGSSRFVKNNRWSTFPSFSAGWRLSEEPFMGNLKGVVSQLKLRGSWGKLGNQNIGDSYYPFASQLALGSISMGGQLYPLVSQNEMANERLVWESTTMSGAGLDAVLFKDFSLTFDWYSKTTNGILLKLDIPALHGLPGPFQNAGKVQNKGWELAVRYDKKFGDFKLGLGGNIADVKNKILDMRNTTMGTFLRQQTGYPINSIYGYLADGYYNNADEIKNGPAQFGKLQPGDIRYKDIAGEFDAAGNPIPDGKINESDKVIIGNTIPRYTYGINLDLSYKGIRLNAFLQGVAKADGYLSSHYVVPLAMASAVKEWQTDYWTVDNPDAALPRLSHSSTNNTQNSTFWMRSAAYLRLKNVQLGYEIPKHMLAKLRLNGLFVYVNGQNLWTKTNFYKGYDPEINYNAAAGEGVSLGDGNFYPQVKVYTFGVDFKF; encoded by the coding sequence ATGAATAAAGCATTTCGTTTGGCTGCGTTACTATGTGCGATGCCCATAGGGATGGCGCTGGCACAGCAGGTCGCCATGAAAGGTCGCGTCGTTGATGCGCAGGGGCATCCGCTGATAGGGGCGACTGTTCAGGTTAAGGGAAGTTCTGCTAGTCCTTCGGCTGTAATGGACAATGGGGAATTTAGTTTAAATGTAAAAAAGGGAGAGATCATTTTGGTCACTATGCTCGGGTATGCACAGCGGGAGCTGGTCTTTCAGGGGCAGGCCAGTCTAGAGGTGGTTTTAGAGGGAACGTCGACCAGCATCGAGGAAGTTGTTGTGGTTGGATATGGTACACAAAAGAAAGTGAATTTGACGGGCGCTGTTTCCGTTATCGAAAATAGCCAGCTGGAACGTCGGCCCAATCTTTCGACTTCATCGGCCTTGCAGGGGTTGGCTCCGGGTGTGACCGTGACTTCACAGACAGGTGCTCCGGGCGGTGATGCCGGCCAGATTCGGATCCGTGGGATTAATTCCTTTGGTGGCTCTGACTCTTCACCGTTGGTGATCATAGACGGAGTGGCGGGCTCGATCGATAATATTGACTACAATTTGATTGAAAGTATTTCTGTGCTTAAAGATGCTGCTTCTTCAGCTATCTATGGTTCACGGGCAGCCAACGGTGTCATATTGATTACTACCAAAAGAGGGAAGGACAAGCTGGCCATCCATTATAAGGGGTATATCGGCATGCAGGATCCTACAGCCATTCCGAAGGTGGCTGACGGGCTCACCTATATGCGGATGTTTAATGAGGCCAACCTCAATGATGGAAATCAACCGACCTATACGGATGAGGCCATTGCCGAATATAGCCGCTTATATGCCGAAAACCCCGATAATTTTGACTGGCAAAAGGCTATTCTAACGGGTTCTGGCTTTACACAAAACCATTTCTTGAGTCTTTCTGCAAATAGCGGTATTATCCGTGTCGCACCTTCGTTTGGTTATTCCACGCAGGACGGACTTATCAAGAACACGGGGTTTAAACGTTATGTTTTCCGCAACAACATGGACATTACCCCAAGCGAAAAATTTACTGTGAGGATGGACCTTTCGATGACCAATAAAAACAGGGAACAGATTGCGGGTGAAGGAACCATCTGGAATTATTTGGGCCGTATGCCGACTGATCTGCCGATCCGCCATCCCAATGGTTTATGGGCAGAGGGCTGGGTGAAAAATAATCCTGTGGCCCAGATTGAAGAGGGAGGGAATAACAAGACCAACAACCTGGAATTTATTGGCAATTTATCGGTGAATTATAAACCTACGGAATGGCTTAGCCTCCTGGGAACAATCGCGCCGAGGTATGTGACGAGAAATACCCATCAGTTTAATAAAATGGTAGAGGTATTTGATGTGAACGGCGCTTCGGCGGGCTCGGCCAATACGACTACCGATCTTACGGAACGCGCTTACAGACAGTATTTTGGGAGCTATTTTGTAACGGCAACAGCCGACAGATCGTACGGTGACCATCAATTCAAAATGATGCTGGGGGCCTCCCGGGAATCTTACAATGAAAAATTTTTGATGGGCTATCGTCGGGATTTTATGTATGACACATACGAGGTTTTAAACGCCGGGGCTGACAATGCGACAAAGGATAATGGCAGTGCCATCGATGAGTGGCTGTTGGTATCTCAGTTCGGCAGATTTAATTATAGTTTCAAAGATCGCTATCTGTTTGAAGCGAACATCAGGCACGACGGCAGTTCCAGGTTTGTGAAAAATAACAGATGGTCTACCTTTCCGTCTTTCTCGGCAGGCTGGCGCCTTAGCGAAGAGCCGTTTATGGGAAATTTGAAAGGGGTGGTCAGTCAGCTCAAATTAAGAGGTTCATGGGGTAAGCTCGGAAATCAGAATATCGGTGATTCTTATTACCCTTTCGCCTCACAGCTGGCGCTGGGAAGTATATCGATGGGCGGACAATTGTATCCCCTGGTATCGCAGAATGAAATGGCAAACGAGCGACTGGTATGGGAATCGACGACAATGAGTGGAGCGGGGCTCGATGCGGTATTGTTTAAGGATTTTAGCCTGACCTTTGACTGGTATAGCAAGACGACCAACGGGATTTTGCTCAAACTGGATATACCTGCATTGCACGGGCTCCCGGGGCCGTTCCAGAATGCAGGGAAGGTACAGAACAAAGGCTGGGAGCTTGCCGTTCGTTATGATAAGAAATTCGGCGATTTTAAGCTCGGTCTGGGCGGGAATATAGCTGATGTAAAAAACAAAATCCTGGATATGCGCAATACAACGATGGGTACGTTTTTACGTCAGCAAACCGGGTACCCGATTAATTCAATCTACGGTTATCTCGCCGACGGTTATTATAATAATGCGGATGAAATCAAAAACGGTCCCGCCCAGTTCGGAAAACTCCAGCCGGGGGATATCCGTTATAAAGATATCGCAGGAGAATTTGATGCAGCTGGTAACCCGATTCCGGATGGCAAAATCAATGAAAGTGATAAAGTGATCATTGGCAATACTATTCCGCGTTATACCTATGGGATAAATCTGGATCTCAGTTATAAAGGGATTCGGCTGAATGCATTTTTACAGGGTGTGGCTAAGGCGGATGGTTATCTGAGTTCGCATTACGTGGTGCCGTTGGCGATGGCTAGTGCTGTCAAGGAATGGCAGACCGATTATTGGACCGTAGACAATCCGGATGCTGCATTGCCGCGCTTATCACATTCTTCCACAAACAATACGCAGAATTCAACTTTTTGGATGCGGAGTGCAGCGTACCTTCGTCTTAAAAATGTGCAGTTAGGGTATGAAATCCCGAAGCATATGCTCGCTAAACTCAGATTGAATGGCCTGTTTGTTTATGTCAACGGGCAAAATCTCTGGACGAAAACCAATTTCTATAAAGGGTATGATCCCGAAATCAATTACAATGCAGCAGCGGGTGAAGGGGTTTCTTTGGGAGATGGTAATTTCTATCCGCAGGTTAAAGTATACACCTTTGGCGTTGATTTTAAATTTTAA
- a CDS encoding RagB/SusD family nutrient uptake outer membrane protein: MKIVLGLALLAGLVSSCNLDKEPLNGPATGTFPTNETEAESGLLGAYKALTLLDASSTPFLHVLDNITDIGYARPGNNYTPGITSSYTTDNALATKPWTAHYKTLARVHLVLDNLAALQGKIAPEKLKQLDAELRFIRAYVYSQLIELYGGVPLLTKNVPLGEANIGKTDAAEIRQWIMDELTAIADALPVNQSAFGKVRASSVAAYMLKARVALYAGKYELAAESADKAIKLSDGLHELTPFNESINYAGKNHVAGEPDVSNIFGHEGFKSSKEWIWVMEYNVSVPGNVHNQQYYAASRLGRGVAYWGPTQDFIDSFQASDGLPVTESAVYDAAHPFAHRDPRLDMYCVRPGARFLGYQFEMNSAFKNVANYWPVLNGTSEKPAVVANADQTNAARSYSGYLWRKHVDIKDFATTSVNGQSDLNIGLFRYAELLLIYAEAKIEANKIDNSVYDAINQIRLRAHMPPLRTGLSQAELRKALRYERKVELAGDGFRWYDLRRWGIASQILNGNLYLNRDANQWSSAVLVKIDDNGSPVYNKELANKVFGVQDVIFKINKDELWPIPESEIVMVPDLKQNPGY; this comes from the coding sequence ATGAAGATAGTTTTAGGTTTGGCACTACTGGCCGGACTGGTTAGTAGTTGTAATTTGGATAAAGAGCCTCTGAATGGTCCGGCAACAGGCACATTTCCGACCAATGAGACAGAAGCTGAGAGTGGCCTGTTGGGTGCTTATAAGGCGCTGACACTCCTGGATGCAAGCAGCACCCCTTTCTTGCATGTGCTGGACAATATTACCGATATCGGTTATGCGCGTCCGGGGAATAATTATACGCCGGGCATTACCAGCTCCTATACGACGGATAATGCCTTGGCCACCAAACCGTGGACAGCACATTACAAAACACTTGCCCGGGTACATCTGGTATTGGATAATCTCGCGGCATTGCAAGGGAAGATTGCGCCCGAGAAGCTGAAGCAGCTGGATGCAGAGCTCCGTTTTATTCGGGCATACGTGTATTCACAATTGATAGAATTATATGGTGGAGTACCTTTACTGACCAAAAATGTCCCCCTGGGCGAGGCGAATATTGGCAAAACGGATGCAGCCGAAATCCGGCAATGGATTATGGACGAACTGACAGCGATTGCGGATGCGCTGCCCGTTAATCAATCCGCTTTCGGAAAAGTAAGAGCGAGCAGTGTGGCTGCCTATATGTTAAAGGCTCGTGTTGCGCTTTACGCCGGTAAATACGAGCTTGCCGCAGAGTCGGCCGACAAAGCGATCAAGCTTTCGGATGGACTGCATGAGCTGACTCCTTTCAACGAGAGCATAAATTATGCAGGAAAGAACCACGTGGCAGGTGAGCCTGATGTGAGCAATATTTTTGGACATGAGGGCTTCAAGAGCAGCAAAGAATGGATATGGGTCATGGAATATAATGTCAGTGTTCCCGGCAATGTGCATAATCAACAATATTATGCAGCGTCGCGCCTTGGTAGAGGGGTTGCATATTGGGGGCCGACGCAAGATTTTATAGACTCTTTTCAGGCGTCTGACGGACTGCCGGTTACGGAGTCTGCGGTATATGATGCCGCCCATCCTTTTGCCCATAGAGATCCGAGACTGGATATGTACTGTGTGAGGCCCGGGGCCAGATTTCTTGGCTACCAATTTGAAATGAACAGCGCATTTAAAAATGTGGCAAATTATTGGCCTGTTTTAAACGGGACCAGCGAAAAGCCGGCCGTTGTGGCAAATGCAGACCAGACGAACGCCGCCCGTTCATATAGCGGCTATTTGTGGCGGAAACATGTGGATATCAAAGATTTTGCAACCACTTCTGTCAATGGGCAAAGTGACCTGAATATCGGTCTTTTTAGGTATGCCGAACTGCTCTTGATCTATGCGGAAGCTAAAATAGAGGCGAATAAGATTGATAATTCAGTGTACGATGCGATCAATCAGATCCGCCTGCGGGCGCATATGCCACCGCTCAGGACGGGGCTCAGCCAGGCTGAATTAAGGAAAGCACTGCGTTATGAGCGTAAAGTCGAACTCGCGGGCGATGGCTTCCGCTGGTATGACCTTCGCCGCTGGGGGATTGCCAGCCAGATCTTGAACGGTAATCTTTATCTCAACCGCGATGCAAATCAGTGGTCTTCGGCAGTATTGGTCAAAATCGATGATAATGGTTCACCGGTTTATAATAAAGAGTTGGCTAATAAAGTTTTTGGTGTTCAGGATGTGATTTTTAAAATTAATAAGGATGAGCTTTGGCCGATACCCGAAAGTGAAATTGTGATGGTTCCAGATCTGAAACAAAATCCCGGATACTAA
- a CDS encoding DeoR/GlpR family DNA-binding transcription regulator, with product MKSITERHEFILKKLKEKGKISIEWLSKTMEVSSVTIRKDLKLLEDKNLLFRTKGGASTYNPYAGDRHILEKESINSEDKERIAKAAIKLIKNNDSIMIGSGTTAYALAKNLEVTQHLTVITPALKVGLELSNKKNIEVLQLGGLIRPNSSSVAGHYASRLLDEVSCSLLFLGVDGIDLEFGISISNLSEATLNQKMLETSQTVIILADSSKFGKRGLGKVCNIEDIHYIITDSKVSENDVRNIEELGVKVIIA from the coding sequence ATGAAAAGTATAACAGAGCGCCACGAATTCATACTCAAGAAACTTAAAGAAAAAGGAAAAATTTCCATCGAATGGTTAAGTAAAACAATGGAGGTCTCCAGCGTAACGATTCGTAAAGATCTTAAGCTTTTAGAAGATAAGAACCTTTTATTTCGTACAAAAGGGGGTGCTTCTACCTACAATCCCTATGCGGGAGACCGCCACATTCTGGAGAAAGAGTCCATCAATAGTGAAGACAAAGAACGTATTGCCAAAGCTGCAATTAAGCTGATCAAAAACAACGATTCGATCATGATCGGCTCGGGTACCACGGCCTATGCCCTGGCAAAAAATCTAGAAGTAACGCAGCATCTGACGGTGATCACTCCAGCACTGAAAGTCGGATTAGAACTGAGCAACAAGAAAAACATCGAAGTTTTACAGCTGGGCGGACTGATCAGACCCAATTCGTCCTCTGTCGCCGGCCACTATGCTTCAAGATTGCTCGACGAAGTAAGCTGCAGCCTCCTTTTTCTCGGTGTAGATGGTATCGATTTAGAATTTGGCATTTCAATCAGCAATCTTTCCGAAGCTACGCTTAACCAAAAGATGCTTGAAACCTCCCAAACGGTCATTATACTGGCAGACAGCAGCAAATTTGGAAAAAGAGGACTTGGAAAAGTATGCAACATTGAAGATATCCATTATATCATCACTGATAGTAAAGTCTCCGAAAATGACGTTAGAAATATTGAGGAACTGGGCGTCAAAGTCATTATAGCTTAA
- a CDS encoding MFS transporter: MSKFALPIAPLYRRWLIILVIFLAIVFNYYDRQIVSILKPMLKAAYGLGDDGYAMVINVFTLFYALMYPVSGWLVDRFGERRVMLVGILGWSLACFGGGFSRTFGSFLFFRGLLGASEPTNFPAQLKVVAVWFSGKMRATANSLCVAGSSIGAIIAPPMVAWLAISYDFHTVFIVAGAIGLVIALLWFLIYCEPPDAVAKENTVEPGEPAAAFSWGQLWGRKSLWGILLIRFVSDPVWYFCLFWLPGYLQEESGLTLAQIGMFGWIPFLLADLGAIGTSAWSDRMVRKGKDPLLARKTMLTAVALLAPLCCLTTYIANPYLTLLIFGLVAIACLSWLFTISVVIAEAFPVANVASVLGIAGGFGALGAVLFNYFVGQMLGSVGAGTLFIVMAFMHPLAALILWTMIKKEVPPIKETQRAEVLLLK; the protein is encoded by the coding sequence ATGTCCAAGTTTGCCCTTCCGATTGCTCCGCTGTATAGACGTTGGTTAATCATACTCGTCATATTTTTAGCGATTGTCTTCAATTATTACGATCGGCAGATCGTGTCTATCTTAAAACCTATGCTCAAGGCAGCATACGGCTTGGGTGACGATGGTTATGCGATGGTTATTAACGTTTTTACGTTGTTTTATGCACTTATGTATCCGGTATCCGGTTGGCTTGTGGATCGTTTTGGCGAACGACGTGTGATGCTTGTAGGTATTTTAGGCTGGTCTCTGGCCTGTTTTGGAGGTGGTTTTTCGCGTACATTTGGTTCTTTTCTTTTTTTTCGCGGCTTGCTGGGTGCATCAGAGCCGACCAATTTTCCTGCGCAGCTGAAGGTCGTTGCAGTCTGGTTTTCCGGCAAGATGCGGGCTACTGCCAACAGCCTTTGTGTCGCGGGGAGTTCGATCGGAGCGATCATCGCACCGCCGATGGTGGCTTGGCTGGCTATTTCCTACGATTTTCATACAGTCTTTATCGTGGCGGGAGCAATCGGTCTGGTGATTGCCTTGCTCTGGTTTCTGATTTACTGCGAGCCACCTGATGCTGTCGCTAAAGAAAACACCGTCGAGCCCGGGGAGCCGGCTGCTGCCTTTTCCTGGGGGCAGCTGTGGGGCAGAAAGTCTTTGTGGGGGATTCTGTTGATCCGATTCGTAAGCGATCCAGTATGGTATTTTTGCCTGTTTTGGTTGCCCGGCTATCTGCAGGAAGAATCGGGACTGACGCTGGCTCAGATTGGCATGTTTGGCTGGATACCGTTTTTGCTGGCCGATTTGGGAGCCATAGGTACGTCGGCCTGGTCTGACCGGATGGTCAGGAAAGGGAAAGATCCACTCCTGGCTCGCAAGACGATGCTGACGGCGGTCGCTTTGTTGGCTCCGCTGTGTTGTCTGACCACGTATATCGCTAATCCCTACTTGACTTTGCTCATCTTTGGGCTTGTTGCCATAGCTTGTCTAAGCTGGTTATTTACAATCAGTGTGGTGATTGCGGAGGCGTTTCCGGTGGCCAATGTCGCATCGGTATTGGGAATTGCTGGAGGTTTTGGTGCATTGGGGGCTGTGCTGTTCAATTATTTTGTCGGGCAGATGCTTGGCTCGGTAGGCGCAGGAACCCTATTTATTGTGATGGCATTTATGCATCCTTTGGCAGCATTGATCCTATGGACGATGATAAAAAAAGAGGTTCCCCCGATAAAGGAAACACAAAGGGCAGAAGTGTTGCTGCTCAAATAG